A genomic window from Salvia hispanica cultivar TCC Black 2014 chromosome 5, UniMelb_Shisp_WGS_1.0, whole genome shotgun sequence includes:
- the LOC125189967 gene encoding uncharacterized protein LOC125189967 gives MASSIRPATRYKSNSLNSSTKSDPSSSAEYSNSSSRGTTNSRALVAKKSDANHLNFSSMVKKLVETKKVKNPAFVIASDLLAEDLKKGGKKSAGLSGLHKKLFKGSAKKGEESSKKALTEVKSNTRSLAMVLRSERELLSLNKEQEEQIAEFKILLEDKNREVEKLKDLCLKQREEIKSLKSAVLFPDVMNSQVQNILEKQGSELKQAKQLIPNLQRQVTSLTGQLQSLAEDLAQVKADKYSGRGFNDSPFNSPRTPSYDQEDAASNFLFNQE, from the exons ATGGCTTCTTCAATCAGGCCTGCAACTCGCTACAAGTCCAACAGCCTTAACAGCTCCACCAAATCCGAcccctcctcctccgccgaaTATTCCAATTCCTCTTCGCGTGGCACCACCAATTCACGCGCCCTCGTTGCCAAGAAATCCGATGCCAACCACCTCAATTTCAGCTCCATGGTCAAGAAATTGGTGGAGACTAAGAAGGTCAAAAATCCGGCATTTGTGATTGCCTCTGATCTCTTGGCGGAGGATTTGAAGAAAGGAGGCAAGAAGAGCGCTGGATTGAGTGGACTTCACAAGAAGCTGTTTAAGGGGTCGGCGAAGAAGGGAGAGGAGAGCTCGAAGAAGGCTCTCACGGAGGTTAAAAGTAATACGAGGAGCCTGGCGATGGTGTTGAGGAGTGAGCGGGAGCTCTTGAGTTTGAATAAGGAGCAGGAGGAGCAGATTGCTGAATTCAAGATTCTGCTTGAGGACAAAAACAGAGAG gttgaaaaattgaaagacTTGTGCTTGAAGCAAAGGGAAGAGATAAAGTCTCTTAAAAGTGCTGTTCTCTTCCCAGATGTTATGAATTCGCAAGTTCAGAACATTTTGGAGAAGCAGGGATCAGAGCTGAAACAGGCTAAGCAACTCATACCAAATCTTCAAAGACAGGTTACTTCTCTTACCGGACAGCTGCAATCTCTTGCTGAAGATCTTGCACag GTGAAGGCAGACAAATATTCTGGAAGAGGATTCAATGATAGCCCTTTCAACTCCCCAAGGACTCCATCATATGATCAAGAAGATGCTGCATCAAATTTTCTG TTCAACCAAGAATAG